ATGCCTATCACTGCATTGGCGCCCAAGGCCAGCGCATGCTCGCTCATCAGCGCGTAGGTTTCCGAGCGAGCCTGCTCGCACAAGCTGGTATAGATGGTGATGTTGCCGCCGAACAGCGACTGCAAACCACCCAAGATATTGCCGACCACCGAGCGCGAGCGCACGGTGATGCCGCGCACCACGCCCAGATTGGCGGTGATGCGGTAGCCCGGCAGCTCGAATGCTGTGGTGACCATTTTGGCTGGCAGCATGGTTTTCTCCTTCTTCGGTTTCAGAATTGCACCAATGGACTGGCCCCGCCATCCACATACCAATTAGCGCCGGACACGAAGCTGGCCGCCGGGCTAAGCAGAAAGGCGGCCACCCGCGCCACTTCTTCCGGCGCGGCGAAACGGCCCAGCGGATACTCCGCCAACTTGCGCCGATACGCTTCCGGATCTTCGCGCCGCAGCTGATCCCACATTCCGCCGGGAAACTCGGTGACGCCGGGCGACACGGTATTGACCCGCACCTGCGGCAATAACTGACAGGACAGGCTTTTCATATAGTGGGCCATCGCCGCCTTGGCCGCGCCATAGCCTTCGAACAAGGCGGCGGGCTGCGAGGCAGACATCGAGCCGATATAGCACAAGGCGCCGGCGGACGATTGCCGCAAATAGGGCGTCGCCGCTTCGACCAAGGCGATGGTGGCCTCCATATCGGTGCGGATGGATTCGCGCCAACTGCCTTTGAGCGCGCTGACATTGGCCGCCAGGCCGTCGAAGGCGCCGATGTCGGCCAGCCATTCAGCCACTGCCTGATCATCCAGTACGTCCAGCGCGCGGCCGCTCACCCGCCACTCGCGTGGCAAGCCGCTCAGAAAAGCATCCAGCCGCGCGGCGTCGCGAGCGCAGCAGAACACTTCCGCGCCCTCCGCCGCCAGGGTTTTGACGATGGCCGCGCCGATGCCGGACGAGCCGCCCGTCACCGCCATGCGTTTGCCCCGCAATTGCAAATCCATGCCTGTCCTCACTGTGATTGGGAAAAATATGCGCCCAATGACGTAGGGCGGAAGCCCAAAGGGCGTTCCGCCGTACCTTTCGCACGAACCATCGATAAGGCGGAACGCCCGGTCATGCCGGGCTTCCGCCCTACCGCAGCCACGCCAGGCGTCAATCCAGCCACAAAGTCAGCAGATACTCGCCGCCATGCGCGCCGGGCTGGCTGATGATGCGGCCCTCTCCTGACAGGTTCTGAAAATCGCCGCTGCCGCTGCCCGGCAGGATTTTCAAACTACCGCTGACGCCCGCCGTCGCCGAATAGACGCCGTCGTGCAGCAGCACGAAGCTGCCGCGCTTGTCGCCCCAGCTGGCGACGACCCGCTCATAACCGATGAAGCGCACATCGCCGCCGGCCTCGCGCGGATACAAAAGCTGATATTCCAGCCAGCCCTCGCCTTGCAGCGAGCCTTCAAAAGCGTTGACGACGCTGGCGCGCTTGAGCTCGCCCGCGCCTTCCTGCTGTTGCAGCGCCTGCTCCTGCCATTGCTTGGCCTGAAAACGGGTACTGGTCGCCGTCACGATGGAAGCCATGCCTTTCTCCTCGGTTTACGTTGGAAGGCGCCCGCAGGGCGCCTCGCATTTTGCCGGTGAATCGCTCCTCAGGCGGGGCGTCCACCAGGGACTTAAGCTTGGGATCGGCTTGACGGCTCAAGCATCGCCAAACAGAAAATAACATTAGCATACCACTGCCTGAACAAGAAAAAACCGCCCGCGGCCTTGCGGCGACGGGCGGTTCCTTCATCCGGCCTGGGTCAAGCCAGCAGGCAGGAGGACTGGGTTTGTTCGCTCAGCTTGCGCAGTTCCGGTTTTTCCTTGCCGCAACGCTCTTCCGCCTGCGGGCAGCGGGTGCGGAACACGCAGCCGGACGGCGGATTGATCGGGCTGGGCAGATCGCCTTGCAGGATCTGGATCACCTTGTTCTTTTCCTGCTTCGGGTCCGGAATGGGGATGGCCGACAGCAGCGCGCGGGTGTAGGGGTGCGAAGGCACGTCGTACAGCGCGTGCTTTTGCGCCAGCTCCATCTCGCGGCCCAGGTACATCACCAGGATGCGGTCGGAGATGTGCTTCACCACCGCCAGATCGTGGGCGATGAAGATCAGCGCCAGGCCCATCTCGCGCTGCAGCTCCTTCAGCAGATTGATGATCTGCGCCTGGATGGACACGTCCAGCGCCGACACCGGCTCGTCGCAGATGATCAGCTTGGGCTCGAGGATCAACGCGCGGGCGATGCCGATGCGCTGGCACTGCCCGCCGGAGAACTCGTGCGGGTAGCGGTTTATCATCTGCTCCCTGAGGCCCACCTTCTTCATCATCGCCTTGACGCGCTTGAGCACCTCTTCGGACGACAGTTCCGGCTTATGCACGCGCAGCGGCTCGCCTATGATCTGGGCGATGGTCATGCGCGGGTTCAGCGAGGCCAGCGGATCCTGGAAGATCATCTGGATGTCTTTGCGCACGTTCAGCCAATCTTTTGGGCTGCCCTTGCGCAAGTCCTTGCCCATCCAGACGATTTCGCCTTCGGTGGCCGGAATCAGGTTGAGAATGGCACGGCTCAGCGTGGACTTGCCGCAGCCGGATTCGCCCACCACGCCCAGCGTTTCGCCGGCGAAGAGGTCGAAGCTGACGCCGTCCACCGCCTTCAGCGTTTTCTTGGGGCTCCACGGCCAGGCGTCGCCGCCCTTGACCTGGAAATGCACCTTGACGTTGCGCACCGACAGGATGGCTTGCTTGTTGTCAGCCATGGGTCACCTCCTCGGCGGCTTTCACCAGTTCTTCCGCCGGCTTGTGGCAGGCGCGCAGGATTTGCGGATTGAGCGTGCTCGGCGCCAGCGGCGGCAGCTCGGCCGCGCAACGCGAGCCGGCGTGCGCGCAGCGTTCGCTGAACGGGCAGCCCTTGGGCATGTTCGCCATATTGGGCGGATTGCCCGGAATGCTGATCAGGTCGCTGCCGTCGTGGTCCAGGCGCGGCAAGGCGCCCAGGAGGCCTATGGTGTAGGGATGGCTGGGGTGATAGAAAATATCGTCGGCCTTGCCGTATTCCATCGCGCGGCCGCCATACATCACCAGCACGTTTTCGCACAGGCCCGCCACCACGCCCAGATCGTGGGTGATCATGATGATGGAGGTGCCGAAATCGCGCTGCAGGTCTTTCAGCAGCGCCAGGATCTGCGCCTGCACCGTCACGTCCAGCGCGGTGGTCGGCTCGTCGGCGATCAGCAGTTCCGGCTCGCACAGCAGCGCCATGGCGATCATCACCCGCTGGCGCATGCCGCCGGAGAACTCGTGCGGATACATGGCCACGCGGCGCGCCGCCTCGGGGATGCGCACCGCGTCCAAGAGCTCGATCGCCCGCTTCTTGGCCTCGCGGCGGCTCATGCCCTTGTGCAGCTCCAGCACCTCGGTCATCTGCCGCTCCACCGTCAGGTAGGGGTTCAGCGAGGTCATCGGGTCCTGGAAGATCATCGAAATGCGGTCGCCGCGGATCTTGTTCAGCTCGGCCGGGCTCATCGCCAGGATGTTCTGGCCGTGGAACAGCGCTTCGCCGCTGGTTTTGCCGTTCTTGGCCAGCAGGCCCATCATCGCCAGCACGGTCTGGCTCTTGCCGGAGCCGGATTCGCCGACGATGCCCAGGGTCTGGCCCTTGTTCAGCTCGAAGTTCACGCCATTGACGGCGTTGACCACGCCGTCGTTGGTCTGGAACTGAACCCCGAGGTTGTTGACTTTCAAAATGCTCATGACTTGCCTCGTCTATCCTGGGGTCAGCGGTCTTTCGGGTCCAGCGCGTCGCGCAGGCCGTCGCCGATGTAGTTGGCGCAGTAAAGCGTCAACGACAGCATGCCTGCCGGGAACAGCATCATCCACGGCTGGTTCTCCATCACCTTGGTGCCGTCGCCGATCAACACGCCCCAGCTGGTCATCGGCTCTTGCACGCCCAGGCCCAGGAAGGACAGCACCGACTCGGTCAGGATCACGCCCGGCACCGTCACCGTGGTGTAGATCACCACGATGCCCAGCAGATTGGGCACGATGTGGCGGAAGATGATGGTGGTGGTGGACACGCCGATGGCGTGGGCCGCTTCGATGTATTCCTTGGAGCGGATGGCCAGCGTCTGGCCGCGCACCACGCGCGCCATGTCCATCCAGCCCAGGATGGTGATGGTCAGCACCACCAGGTAGAACTCGCGGCCCAGCAGCGTCACCATCATGATGGCGATCAACAGATAGGGCACGGCGTACATCATGTCGACCACGCGCATCATCGCATTGTCCACCACGCCGCCGAGGAAGCCGGCGGTGGCGCCCCACAGCACGCCGATGATCACGGCGGCGATGGTGGCCAGCAGGCCCACCATCAGCGAGATGCGGCCGCCGATCAGGGTGCGCACCAACAGGTCGCGGCCCAGATCGTCAGTGCCGAACAAGTGCAGGTTCTGGAAAGTCGGCGCCAGGCTGATCGCGTCCCAGTCGGTATCGGCATAGCCATGCGGCAGCAGCCACGGACCGACGATACAGGACAGCGTGATCAGGGTCATGATCACCAGGCTCACCACGGCGGCCTTGTTGCGGAAGAAACGGATGCGGGCGTCGCGCCACGGGCTGCGGCCCTCGGTCGCGGCTTCGGCCAGGCCGGTTTCCAGCGCCGCGACGACCGCGGCTTGTTTGCTTTTCATCATGAAGAAATCCCCCTCAGTAGCGGATCTTCGGATCGAGCAAGGCATAGGCCAGGTCGACGAGGAGGTTGAACAACACGGTAATCACCGTCACCAGCACCACCAGGCCCAACACCAGCGTGTAATCGCGGTTGGAGGCGCCGTTGACGATCAGCTTGCCCAGGCCCGGCAGCGAGAAGATGGACTCGGTCACCACGGCGGAGGTGATGGACGAGATCGCCAGCGGCCCCAGCAGCGTCACCACCGGCATCAGCGCGGGCTTGAGCGCGTGGCGCAGCACGATGGTGCGCAAGGGCAGGCCCTTGGCGCGCGCGGTGCGGATGAAGTTGCTGTTCAGCACCTCGATCAGACTGCCGCGCATCACGCGGCCTATGGTGGCCACGTTGATGAACACCAGCAGCGCCACCGGCAACACCATGTAGGAGACGGCGAAGTCATCCCAGCCGCCGGACGGCAGCCAGTGCAGCGTCATCGAGAAGATCAGCACCAGCACCGGGCCGATAATGAAGGATGGGAAGGCGCTGCCCATATTGCCCACCAGCATCACCAGATAGTCGATGATGCTGTTCTGGCGCAAGGCGGCGATGGTGCCCAGCAGCACGCCTATGAGCAGCGAGATCAGGATGGCGCTGCCGCCGATGGCGGCGGAAACCGGCAGCGCGTGGGCCACCAGGTCGTTGACGCTCCAGTCGGCGTAACGGAACGACGCGCCCAGGTCGCCGTGCAGCAGGCTGTTCAGGTAATAGAGATATTGCTTCCACAAGGGCAGGTCGAGGTGATACTTGGCCTGCAGATTGGCCAGCACCTCCGGCGAAACCTTGCGTTCGCCGTCAAACGGGCCGCCCGGCGTCATGTGCAACAGCAGGTAGCAGACCGTCGTCACGATCCAGACGGTTGGTATCGTCACCAACACGCGGCGAAGAGTATAAGACCACATCGCATGAAACTCCCGTTCGCCCTTCCGCGGCGGCGGGTAGGGGCCGACCGCTCGCTCGGGGCGAGAACACCACAATCATCGGCCGGCTGCCCTTGCGGAGCAACCGGCCTCGTCACGCGGCAAATCCCGCGTCGTTCCGCTTAGTGCTGAATGATGTACAGGTACTTGCTGCGGTAACGGTCAGCCGTATTCTTCAGCGAGTAGCCGCCAACATAAGGCTTCACCAAACGCGGCAGGGTGTATTGCAACACCGGGATCATCGGGTAGTCGTCCATCACCACCTTGGTGGCCTGGGTCAGCAGCTCGGTGCGCTTGGCCGCGTCGGTGGTGGCGTTGCCCTGGTTGATCAACTCTTCCGCTTTCTTGTTGCAGTTGAAGTTGTCGTTCTGGGTGTTGCCGCACTGCACCAGGGCCAGGAAGGTGGTGGCGTCGTTGTAGTCGGCCAGCCAGCCGTTGCGGGCGATCTGATAGTCGCCGTCATGGCGCTTCTTCAGGAATACCTTGAACTCGGTGTTGTCCATGGTGGTATTCAGGCCCAGCTTGGTTTTCCACTCGGAGGCCACGAAGATGGCCATCTTCTTGTGGTAGTCGCTGGTATTGTAGGAGAGCTTGATGGCGGTGCCCGGCTTCACGCCGGCCTGGGCCAACAGCTTCTTGGCCTCTTCCACGCGCTTGGCCATCGGCCACTTCGCCCAGTCGTAGGTGGACGGTTTGGCGCCGTGCACGCCGTTGACCATCACGCTATAGGCCGGTTGCTGGCCGTCGGCGGTGATCTTGCTGGCCAACAGATCGCGGTCCACCACCATGGACAGCGCCTTGCGCACGCGGATGTCCTTCATCAGCGGGTCTTTATTGTTCAGACCATAGTAGCGCAAGCCCAGGATGGTGTTGTTCTTCAGGTCCTTCGGCATTTCGCTCTTCAGCTTGGCGAAGGTGCCGGGCGGAATTTCATAAGTCATGTCGGTCTGGCCCGACAGGTAGAGCTTGTTGTCAGCGTTCTGGTCTTCGATCGGCAGGAAGCTCACCTTGGTCAGCTGGACGTTCTTGGCGTCCCAGTACTGGGCGTTCTTCTCGATCACGACCTTGCTGTTGACTTGCCAGTCTTTCAGCACGTAGGGGCCGTTGGATACCATCTTGCCCGGCTTCACCCAATCCTTGCCGTATTTGTCGATCACGGCCTTGGGGGCGGGGCCGAGCTGGGCGTTGGACATCAGTTCCGGCAGATAGGACACCGGGAAGGCGGTCTTCACTTCCAGGGTAAACTTGTCCAGCGCCTTCACGCCGATGGCGGAGTTCGGCTTCTTGCCGGCGACGATGTCGGCGCCGTTTTCGAAGAAGATGCCGAAGGTGCCGGCGTAAGGCGCGGCCAGCTTCGGATCCACCAGGCGGCGGATGCCGTAGACGAAGTCGTCGGCAGTCACGATGTTGCCGTCGGACCATTTGGCGTTCTTGCGCAGCTTGAACACCCAGGTGGTCGGATTGGTCTGTTTCCAGGACTCCGCCACGCCCGGCTGCACTTTGCCGTCGTTGTCGGTGGCGGTCAGCGCTTCGAACAGGTCATGGGTGATGATGTTGGCGGGCACGCCTTCCACCACCATCGGGTCCAGCGACTCCGGCTCGGAGCCGTTGGAGCGCACCAGTTCCTGCTTGGCGGCCAGCTTGACGCCGGCCGGGATATTGGCGGCGAACACGGAACCCGAGGCCAGGGCCAGCGCGACCGCGCCGGCGATCGCCTTCAGCGATTGCTTGTTAGTCATCTTCTACTCTCCTTGTTCTGTCTCCGCCTCGTCAGTCGCGAGGCGGGGGATTTTTTTCACTCGATTGTATCCAGAGTGGGTGCGCTGATTATGCGCTGAGGATTTTGAATACTTCAAGCCCCTCGAACGACAATATGCCATTCATTTTTCTAAGAAAGAAAAATTTGTCCGACAATGGACTTTTAAGGCAAATCAACGGCCTGCGATGCGAGTTTGTTTTATACAAACAGCATTCAGATATGTCG
The Chromobacterium sp. IIBBL 290-4 DNA segment above includes these coding regions:
- the oppF gene encoding murein tripeptide/oligopeptide ABC transporter ATP binding protein OppF, giving the protein MADNKQAILSVRNVKVHFQVKGGDAWPWSPKKTLKAVDGVSFDLFAGETLGVVGESGCGKSTLSRAILNLIPATEGEIVWMGKDLRKGSPKDWLNVRKDIQMIFQDPLASLNPRMTIAQIIGEPLRVHKPELSSEEVLKRVKAMMKKVGLREQMINRYPHEFSGGQCQRIGIARALILEPKLIICDEPVSALDVSIQAQIINLLKELQREMGLALIFIAHDLAVVKHISDRILVMYLGREMELAQKHALYDVPSHPYTRALLSAIPIPDPKQEKNKVIQILQGDLPSPINPPSGCVFRTRCPQAEERCGKEKPELRKLSEQTQSSCLLA
- a CDS encoding oligopeptide/dipeptide ABC transporter ATP-binding protein, with translation MSILKVNNLGVQFQTNDGVVNAVNGVNFELNKGQTLGIVGESGSGKSQTVLAMMGLLAKNGKTSGEALFHGQNILAMSPAELNKIRGDRISMIFQDPMTSLNPYLTVERQMTEVLELHKGMSRREAKKRAIELLDAVRIPEAARRVAMYPHEFSGGMRQRVMIAMALLCEPELLIADEPTTALDVTVQAQILALLKDLQRDFGTSIIMITHDLGVVAGLCENVLVMYGGRAMEYGKADDIFYHPSHPYTIGLLGALPRLDHDGSDLISIPGNPPNMANMPKGCPFSERCAHAGSRCAAELPPLAPSTLNPQILRACHKPAEELVKAAEEVTHG
- the oppB gene encoding oligopeptide ABC transporter permease OppB; this translates as MWSYTLRRVLVTIPTVWIVTTVCYLLLHMTPGGPFDGERKVSPEVLANLQAKYHLDLPLWKQYLYYLNSLLHGDLGASFRYADWSVNDLVAHALPVSAAIGGSAILISLLIGVLLGTIAALRQNSIIDYLVMLVGNMGSAFPSFIIGPVLVLIFSMTLHWLPSGGWDDFAVSYMVLPVALLVFINVATIGRVMRGSLIEVLNSNFIRTARAKGLPLRTIVLRHALKPALMPVVTLLGPLAISSITSAVVTESIFSLPGLGKLIVNGASNRDYTLVLGLVVLVTVITVLFNLLVDLAYALLDPKIRY
- a CDS encoding SDR family NAD(P)-dependent oxidoreductase, giving the protein MDLQLRGKRMAVTGGSSGIGAAIVKTLAAEGAEVFCCARDAARLDAFLSGLPREWRVSGRALDVLDDQAVAEWLADIGAFDGLAANVSALKGSWRESIRTDMEATIALVEAATPYLRQSSAGALCYIGSMSASQPAALFEGYGAAKAAMAHYMKSLSCQLLPQVRVNTVSPGVTEFPGGMWDQLRREDPEAYRRKLAEYPLGRFAAPEEVARVAAFLLSPAASFVSGANWYVDGGASPLVQF
- a CDS encoding ABC transporter permease encodes the protein MMKSKQAAVVAALETGLAEAATEGRSPWRDARIRFFRNKAAVVSLVIMTLITLSCIVGPWLLPHGYADTDWDAISLAPTFQNLHLFGTDDLGRDLLVRTLIGGRISLMVGLLATIAAVIIGVLWGATAGFLGGVVDNAMMRVVDMMYAVPYLLIAIMMVTLLGREFYLVVLTITILGWMDMARVVRGQTLAIRSKEYIEAAHAIGVSTTTIIFRHIVPNLLGIVVIYTTVTVPGVILTESVLSFLGLGVQEPMTSWGVLIGDGTKVMENQPWMMLFPAGMLSLTLYCANYIGDGLRDALDPKDR
- a CDS encoding ABC transporter substrate-binding protein; its protein translation is MTNKQSLKAIAGAVALALASGSVFAANIPAGVKLAAKQELVRSNGSEPESLDPMVVEGVPANIITHDLFEALTATDNDGKVQPGVAESWKQTNPTTWVFKLRKNAKWSDGNIVTADDFVYGIRRLVDPKLAAPYAGTFGIFFENGADIVAGKKPNSAIGVKALDKFTLEVKTAFPVSYLPELMSNAQLGPAPKAVIDKYGKDWVKPGKMVSNGPYVLKDWQVNSKVVIEKNAQYWDAKNVQLTKVSFLPIEDQNADNKLYLSGQTDMTYEIPPGTFAKLKSEMPKDLKNNTILGLRYYGLNNKDPLMKDIRVRKALSMVVDRDLLASKITADGQQPAYSVMVNGVHGAKPSTYDWAKWPMAKRVEEAKKLLAQAGVKPGTAIKLSYNTSDYHKKMAIFVASEWKTKLGLNTTMDNTEFKVFLKKRHDGDYQIARNGWLADYNDATTFLALVQCGNTQNDNFNCNKKAEELINQGNATTDAAKRTELLTQATKVVMDDYPMIPVLQYTLPRLVKPYVGGYSLKNTADRYRSKYLYIIQH
- a CDS encoding YbjQ family protein produces the protein MLPAKMVTTAFELPGYRITANLGVVRGITVRSRSVVGNILGGLQSLFGGNITIYTSLCEQARSETYALMSEHALALGANAVIGMRYDATDVMAGLTEVLCYGTAVRVEPIDG
- a CDS encoding DUF3224 domain-containing protein, with protein sequence MASIVTATSTRFQAKQWQEQALQQQEGAGELKRASVVNAFEGSLQGEGWLEYQLLYPREAGGDVRFIGYERVVASWGDKRGSFVLLHDGVYSATAGVSGSLKILPGSGSGDFQNLSGEGRIISQPGAHGGEYLLTLWLD